Genomic DNA from Lactuca sativa cultivar Salinas chromosome 8, Lsat_Salinas_v11, whole genome shotgun sequence:
aatcaagtgtagggatgaagtttaagaaccttggatgattgcaatgaaaattttatgcaaaatgacgtagtttgatgaggttaggtacctaagctaatataaggttgttaggtatattcactttaccctatatatatatatatatatatatatatatatatatatatatatatatatatatatatatatatatatgtaactcaTCAGATTTGGTGGTTCATTGAACTACTTTCAAGTAGTTGATTCTGGGCATGGATATGTAGAATGTGTTAGGTACAAGCTTATAGAAAAAGAGTTGACAATGGTTGATGCATCTTTAAGTTGTGAGGTTATAAGGCTTAAAGCTCCatgaatattttcaaaagaagaaATTACTCACGGGTTCCTTTTAATGTAcatgttttgtttttctataataaatattatgcaatattagcaatgtattacatttacttactattggaatgattatttgtatttgatataTTAGTGCAATCaattatctttcttatttatttattgtatttgattttgtattatgagacttctaatatgttaattaatttgaaaattacTAAATCTAACAgaatatataaattttaaaacatttaaaattatgacacgtAAAGATGTGTGTTGTCTTCTTTTATGACATGGGCTTCCTTAATACGCAATGTGAGTCATAAATGtgcgtcataaggttacgacatgcatgtgcgtgtcgtcttcctttatgacggTGGTTTCCTTAAtatgcattgtgtgtcataaaggaacgtcgtaaatgcgtgtcataactAAGGAATCCCTAGTAATCGCCCAACCCGGAACATAGGCCTCAAAAGACAAGGAATGAGATGAAGTCCCCATTTCGTCAACTAAGGAAGGCTTCTCCCGCTAGAAAGAACCTCCAGGTGAACCCAATCCACCCCCAAAGCCAGAACCAGGATCAACTCAAATGAAACAGTCAACGAAGGTTATGTTATTAAGGAACTAGACACCATCACCCTCTTCTTCATCCCAAACACAAAAAAACCTATCACCAAGAACATCTCGGATACCACCAAAAAGCTTGGTCATAGACATGGTTTTACGCACCTTGCGAGGATGGAGACCCGCATCATTAGATTCAGTCTCCTCGTCCGACGTTGGCACCATGcgtaaacttcatcttttctgaaTAGGGGCAGTACCTTTTTCTGCTTGTACCCCTGCAGGTAATGAGGAAGAAGCCGACACCGGCAAACGAACCGGAGAAACGACCACAATGGATGTTTGGGAAGGTGAAGAAGGCCCGCTAGAACCAGTCATTCTTCTTTCTACTTAGAGCCATCCAGTAAGCTCTCACATGCGTCTTTCAGATACATGAGGGAGAAAAGCCTCTAGAAGATCAATCTCCTCGTGATAAAGCTTACCCCGATAGTGACCGCGCAAGCCCATCTCCAAAGAAATCTCAACTTCGGCACCTATTCAAATAAACGCCAAGTataagaactcataagccaacaACTATAAGATACCATGTTCCTATTatcttttcttttttgtttttttaaaggaGGGTGAGGGGTGgggtgggagagagagagagagagagagagagagagagagagagagagagaaggagatgAGTGAATACCACATCTCACGACGTATAAATGCGCCATCTTCCCGCGAGCTCTCCAGGTGGCACTCATACCACCATCGGCAAGAACGGAATCTTCCCAGTTCTCCCCAATGACAGTAATGTTTCCTAGTCATTTGCCAAGAGTTTGGTTAGTCCCAAACAGTTTGGGGAGACGATCAGGAAAGTCTCACGTTTTGCAAAACCCACGCCCAACAAGGTTTTGGTTAACCCAGAGCCATTGCCTCTGCCAGTTTTTCTTCTGAGTAGATATCAACTGATGAATGCCTCGCCTTTTTGCCAGAGTGCGAACGCCAGAATTCGTGGTTAAATAGAAAAAGTAACTAAAAACCCAAAAAGTGGCTATACAACCCAAAGATCAACAAATCAGTTCAAAACCTACGATCTTATTAACAGCACTCAGAGTCAATTCGTCAACAAAAAAGTCATAGTAATCTACAATCATGTCGAAAAAATCAGATGTTGGCAGGCACAACCCCACTTCGAATAAAGGGATCAGAACTCCCACCTTCTCTTGAGGACAATCATAGATCGATATCCCCTTTGTCGGAATCATCATACCATGCTCTGGTAAGAAGCTGAAGCGATCTTGCAGAAATCGAAACGCCTCTGCAGTAGGGACTCTACCATAACGGTCCATTGTCGAAAACAGATGAGCGATCGAAAAGAAAAATTCACAGAATGCCCGAATTGATAGAACGAAGGCGAAGTAGGGATGTGAGGATGCAAAGTCTTGGGAAAAGGGGAATTTTAAAGGCAAAACTGGCATCACAAACCGTCTCTCGATGGATCTAACACACATTGACGGCGCTGTCTAAAGCTTGTCAAATGCTAGaaacaatctcaaacatacatgtGTTAATGTATAGGCTCGAACGGTGACGCTACCAAGCTGACGCATACACCTACAAGCTTAAGGGACTTGTTAATGTATCCCTCAAGGATAACGTCAAAAAAGGAGAAGAGTAACCAATGCCAGGCTTGGCCAGGTCAGGGCCCGGTTAGATATAGGCCGAGACCAAGGTCGGGCCTTCGCCAATGCAAAAGATCACAGGCATGACGGTTAAGGTGCAAAATTGTGCTTTAACCTCTTCTCCAAGGAATAACATCATGGCATACGTGGGACCAATTAGAGTGTTCCACTTACCCATCTAACGATAGCCACGGTCATCATAATATCCAAAGATTCCCCTCTAGTCAATGAGGGGAGGAGGAAAAAGACGTCACGAATAATCCTCCAATATGGGTCCACCACGTCGCACCTTATGAGGGAATGCTCAACAAAATCAGTTGAGAGGCACACGCCTCTCGAACAGGTATAAAAGGATCCTTCTTCCTCATGAAGAGGGGGACAAACTCTGTTTCCTGTGATTTTACCCTCGTTTCTCTCGGATCTCATTCTAATTTGATATTCGGAGCTTCGTCCCGGGAATTCCTTCCGGACGTCGACTAACGATCATCGTTTTCTTTTGCACTGTAATATCAGGAGACAGAACCCGCACGGAGCCCATCTGTACCCTCAATCAGACAATCTCTACTATATCACAACACCTATGTATATCTTTTTCtgggaaaaaaattaaaaaaacacaacaaaattgaaattttttccaGAAATTCTTTTTTGTTGAATTCTAACAAAAACTATACATTTATAAAATCTTGAACAAAATGTCCTAAATTTTCGTCAAAATGattacatatttttataaaaaaacaaataataaaatcatatcctaataattaattaattataaaacaattactatataacaattatGATCAAGAGTTAACAGTCCAACAAGCAGGGCACCTGATCAAACCATTCATATTGCACACCGTACAACTCCAAAAGCCACCTTTCTTCTTATAGCACTTCCGGCTTCCATTGCACTCATTGCAGATAATAAACCTAAAGTCCCCACAACCCTCGCAGACGCGACGTGGCACCGCCGGCAACCGCTCCACCAGTTTCTTCAACTCGCCGGTCTCACAAAGCTCCCTCACATCCTCCGCATCTCCGAGGTAACTCCCGCCCAGAAAAACGCTAGGAAGAGCAACTTTGTTCTTTTGAATCACCTCTCCTCCTTGCGCCATTATCTTCTGTAACTCTTCTTTGAATGACGAATCCATCGACAGATCTCGCACATCGACCGCCACCCGGAATCCTTGTAAGATTGAACGAACTGTCCGGCAAGCTTCGAAGGTAGGTCGCACCACACGGAGGCTCGTCGTGTATACAACTATTTTCTTCTCGGCGCCGGGGATTGTTATTGATGTCTCTGATTTGTACATCGGCGAGGCATTTTGTAATTCCGGTGGAGATTTTTCAGAGACGGGTTTGAGTCGAACCGTCGCCAATGATTTAGTTAATTGGTTAGCGAGGCGGACACGGTGGAAGACGCAATTCCGGGAATTCGGAATTGGAGAAGGGGGTTGTTTTTGCTTTTGGAATGGATGTTGATGATCGTTGTTCAAATCATTGGTGGTAGAAACATGCATGTCATCATCGATTAAGAGATCCTCGATGTTCTTGAAGGAATGTCGATTGAAACTTGAGGTGTGATTTCTACGGCTTGGGCTTGATGGGCTACTATTGAATGAATTCTTGCGGGATAGCCACATTCCTTTGAATGGGAAAGAAAATGGAGGATCAATGGTGGGATCGATGATGAATTAGGATTGACGATGTTGGAATGGTGGAGGCATCGATCGGTGAGGTCTGTTTTCCGGGAAAGAGAAGTTTTTGGTGGTAAAGTTCGTTGAGAAGAGGGATAATTTGTTTTGTTGTGTGCTTAGATTAATGAGAGGTTATTGTTTAGTGGTCATGGTCAATTTTGGTGGTCAAAACAATATGTttattgaaaaagttcaaatcatctCCTCTATTTCATTGAGATGACAATGTATTTATACATGAAACCTTTTCCTAAATTACGATTACTTGTGGCTTAAGTATATACAAGattattacaagaataatattttTTAACTCTAAATATAATTATCATTAATAGTCCCCGTAATTTTAGTAGGAGGTCGACGGATGTTAAGtctgtcaaattatccaaaacgAACACCCGATGTAAACCTTTGGTGAAGATATTGTAGAAATTAAGTCATTATTTAATATCAATTTATGCATAAACATAAGTAACCCTAAATCAATTGAAGACCTTTGTTTGGAATTGAAGAACATTTATTTGGAGAATAAGATAACTCATAATTAACGAAGATGATGACA
This window encodes:
- the LOC111881753 gene encoding uncharacterized protein At5g39865, producing the protein MWLSRKNSFNSSPSSPSRRNHTSSFNRHSFKNIEDLLIDDDMHVSTTNDLNNDHQHPFQKQKQPPSPIPNSRNCVFHRVRLANQLTKSLATVRLKPVSEKSPPELQNASPMYKSETSITIPGAEKKIVVYTTSLRVVRPTFEACRTVRSILQGFRVAVDVRDLSMDSSFKEELQKIMAQGGEVIQKNKVALPSVFLGGSYLGDAEDVRELCETGELKKLVERLPAVPRRVCEGCGDFRFIICNECNGSRKCYKKKGGFWSCTVCNMNGLIRCPACWTVNS